The Streptomyces luteogriseus genome includes a window with the following:
- a CDS encoding bifunctional diguanylate cyclase/phosphodiesterase produces MHSWTDTLRFAFQPVVNLTTGAVAGLEILARPETGDVLAEARRDPELDGRLAVSAIRAAVRRETLLPLFVNVFAGTLADLGGLPCLHDAVREAGRLPWEVTLDLCPPYTHVPQQALLEAVDLLRRQGFRICADGVGDGDVPLRLLSDLAPGLVKLDASLLTRPAVVRSMRTLCDEIGALLAVEGVETEVQCAAALAAGAQLAQGELFAPPARLPAADVYVPPRSPTEAVAPRSGPSVREFVRPAALLPATASAGQVRALLTGAPDVSGVLLVDTAGVPVRSVHRSRFLLSLSGRYGHALYADRPAAKLGDPPRTVGVDATAWEVLDVVAVGGRDRTSDDVAVVDASGRCVGVVRLADLVRALAETRVEEAAGLNPLTRLPGSDAITGEVDRRIAAGRVFALSWLDVDHFKQVNDAAGFAAGDELIRAVGRALQRAATDGARVGHIGGDDFLLLADAEGLDPLAASVLDAVWSAGGRPVTLSLATVLCAAGSVSDHRQAAAFLAPLKQAAKALRGASWVLGRAGMPGHEIRRGSPSTPEPAHASAAASTSESASASVGCGRATGGAGRPMREGDG; encoded by the coding sequence GTGCACTCCTGGACGGACACTCTCCGCTTCGCCTTCCAGCCGGTCGTCAATCTGACGACCGGCGCGGTCGCGGGGCTGGAGATACTCGCCCGACCGGAGACCGGCGACGTGCTGGCCGAGGCCCGCCGGGACCCGGAACTCGACGGCCGGCTGGCGGTGTCGGCGATCCGCGCCGCGGTGCGGCGGGAGACCCTGCTTCCCCTGTTCGTCAACGTGTTCGCCGGGACCCTCGCCGACCTCGGAGGGCTCCCTTGCCTGCACGACGCGGTGCGTGAGGCCGGGCGGCTTCCCTGGGAGGTGACGCTGGACCTCTGCCCGCCGTACACGCATGTGCCGCAGCAGGCTCTGCTGGAAGCGGTGGACCTGCTGCGCCGGCAGGGCTTCCGGATCTGCGCGGACGGTGTCGGGGACGGGGATGTGCCTCTGCGACTGCTCTCGGACCTCGCGCCCGGCCTGGTCAAGCTGGACGCGTCACTTCTGACGCGACCGGCGGTGGTGCGGTCGATGCGGACGCTGTGCGACGAGATCGGGGCGCTCCTGGCCGTGGAGGGTGTGGAGACCGAAGTACAGTGCGCGGCAGCCCTGGCGGCCGGGGCACAGCTGGCGCAGGGCGAGCTGTTCGCGCCGCCGGCCCGCCTGCCCGCGGCGGACGTCTACGTCCCGCCCCGCTCCCCCACCGAGGCGGTCGCGCCGAGGTCGGGGCCGTCGGTGCGGGAGTTCGTCCGGCCCGCCGCCCTGCTGCCCGCCACCGCGTCCGCGGGGCAGGTGCGCGCCCTGCTGACCGGGGCACCGGACGTGTCCGGGGTGCTGCTCGTGGACACCGCCGGCGTACCGGTCAGGTCGGTGCACCGCTCCCGCTTCCTGCTGTCGTTGTCGGGGCGCTACGGACACGCCCTGTACGCCGACCGGCCCGCGGCCAAGCTCGGTGATCCGCCGCGGACGGTGGGCGTCGACGCCACGGCCTGGGAGGTGCTGGACGTGGTGGCGGTCGGCGGGCGGGACCGTACCTCGGACGACGTGGCCGTGGTGGACGCGTCTGGGCGGTGCGTGGGGGTCGTACGGCTCGCGGACCTCGTGCGGGCACTGGCCGAGACGCGGGTGGAGGAGGCGGCGGGACTCAATCCGCTGACGCGTCTGCCCGGTTCGGACGCGATCACCGGCGAGGTGGACCGGCGGATCGCGGCCGGTCGGGTGTTCGCGTTGAGCTGGCTGGACGTCGACCACTTCAAGCAGGTCAACGACGCGGCCGGGTTCGCGGCGGGCGACGAGCTGATCCGGGCGGTGGGCCGGGCGCTGCAACGGGCCGCGACGGATGGCGCGCGGGTGGGGCACATCGGTGGGGACGACTTCCTGCTGCTCGCCGATGCGGAGGGTCTCGATCCGCTGGCCGCCTCGGTGCTGGACGCCGTCTGGTCGGCCGGGGGCCGGCCGGTCACACTGTCGCTGGCGACGGTGCTGTGCGCAGCGGGCAGCGTGAGCGACCACCGGCAGGCCGCGGCGTTCCTGGCACCGTTGAAGCAGGCGGCCAAGGCGCTGCGCGGGGCGAGTTGGGTGCTGGGCCGGGCGGGCATGCCGGGCCATGAGATCCGCCGGGGCTCGCCATCGACGCCGGAGCCGGCGCATGCGTCGGCGGCGGCCTCGACGTCAGAGTCGGCATCGGCATCGGTGGGCTGCGGTAGAGCGACCGGGGGCGCAGGGCGTCCGATGCGTGAGGGAGACGGCTGA
- a CDS encoding lipid-transfer protein: MTKEVAVLGAGMHPWGKWGRSFVEYGVAAAREALADAGLEWPDIGAIIGADTVRGGYPGYVSGAAFAKALGWQGARVGSVYAACASGAQAIDAGRAQILAGLADVVLVVGADSAPKGFFRPAGGDRPDDPDWLRFRILGATNPVYFGLYARRRMAQHGDTPDDFAQVKVKNSAMGALNPHARYRSRVTAEEVAASAVVADPLRLLDICATSDGGAAVVLSSMEYARRLGQAEPVRIRAVATVTPRYPNTVLDLPDIATDSAGAVEPAGETFRRSIARAAYEEAGVGPEDLSLAEVYDLSTALELQWYEDLGLCGEGEGVKLLRDGATALGGRIPVNVSGGLASFGEAVPAQAIAQVCELTRQLRCVAGDRQVVGARVGITANQGLFGHGSAVIAVR, encoded by the coding sequence ATGACGAAAGAGGTGGCGGTGCTCGGCGCGGGCATGCACCCGTGGGGCAAGTGGGGACGCAGCTTCGTGGAGTACGGCGTCGCAGCGGCCCGCGAGGCGCTCGCCGATGCCGGGCTGGAGTGGCCGGACATCGGCGCGATCATCGGTGCCGACACAGTGCGGGGCGGTTATCCCGGCTATGTCTCCGGGGCTGCGTTCGCGAAGGCACTGGGCTGGCAGGGGGCCCGGGTCGGCAGCGTGTACGCCGCCTGCGCGTCCGGGGCGCAGGCCATCGACGCCGGGCGGGCCCAGATCCTCGCCGGGCTCGCCGATGTGGTGCTGGTCGTGGGGGCCGATTCCGCGCCCAAGGGATTCTTCCGCCCTGCGGGCGGGGACCGGCCGGACGATCCCGACTGGCTGCGGTTCCGGATCCTCGGGGCGACCAACCCCGTGTACTTCGGGCTGTACGCCCGCAGACGCATGGCGCAGCACGGTGACACGCCGGACGACTTCGCACAGGTGAAGGTGAAGAACTCGGCGATGGGAGCGCTGAACCCCCACGCGCGCTACCGCAGCCGCGTGACCGCCGAGGAGGTCGCCGCTTCCGCCGTCGTCGCCGACCCGCTGCGGCTGCTCGACATCTGTGCGACCTCCGACGGCGGCGCGGCGGTCGTGCTCTCGAGCATGGAGTACGCGCGCCGGCTCGGGCAGGCGGAGCCGGTGCGGATCCGGGCCGTGGCCACGGTGACCCCGCGCTACCCGAACACCGTGCTGGACCTGCCGGACATCGCCACGGATTCCGCGGGGGCGGTGGAGCCGGCCGGCGAGACGTTCCGCAGATCGATCGCCCGGGCGGCCTACGAGGAGGCGGGTGTCGGCCCGGAGGACCTGTCACTGGCCGAGGTCTACGACCTGTCGACCGCCCTCGAGTTGCAGTGGTACGAGGACTTGGGGTTGTGCGGTGAGGGCGAGGGTGTGAAGCTGCTGCGGGACGGGGCGACAGCCCTGGGCGGGCGTATACCGGTGAACGTCAGCGGCGGACTGGCCTCCTTCGGAGAGGCCGTCCCGGCGCAGGCGATAGCCCAGGTGTGCGAGCTGACCCGGCAGTTGAGGTGCGTGGCGGGTGACCGGCAGGTCGTGGGAGCGCGCGTGGGTATCACCGCCAACCAGGGGCTGTTCGGGCACGGGTCGGCGGTGATCGCGGTGCGGTGA